The Deltaproteobacteria bacterium genomic interval CCGAGTTGCCGGCGGGGCCGGCATACTACCCGGATGACGAGCTCACGGATCAAAGCGAGCGCGCCATTGTTGCCGAGATCATTCGCGAGAAGGTCATCTTGGCCACGCGCGACGAGGTGCCGTATGCGGTTGCGGTGACCATCGATGAATTCACCGAGAAGCCAGAGAAATCCCTGGTGGTGATCAAGGCTGCCATTCACGTCGCCCGCGTGTCGCAGAAGCCGATCGTGATCGGAGAAGGGGGCCGCCGCATCAAAGCCATCGGCCAGAGCGCGCGCGCGGAGATCGAGACCTTGCTCGAACGGCGGGTGTTCTTGGAGCTGTTCGTGCGCGTGCAAACCGACTGGCCGACGACGCCGGCGCGGCTGAAAGAGTTCGGGCTGTAGCCTCGGCCACCCCCCGCTCCTTATGAAGCCCGCAGGGCCTTTGTATACGTCGATTGATCCCACCGGTTTCAAGCTCTCGGTGGTGGTGCCGGTGTACAACGAGCAAGCCACCATCGCCGAGATCTTGCGGCGGGTGGCGGCGGCGCCGTTTCGCAAGGAGGTGATCGTCGTCGACGACGGTTCGAGCGACGACACCGCTGCGATCCTGCTTGCGCTCGAAAACAGCGGCCGGATCGAGGGCCCGCCCGGTCTCGAGAACACGCTGCGAGTGCTGCGACAGCAGCCCAACCAGGGCAAAGGAGCGGCGCTACGAGCCGGCTTTCGTGCTGCCACCGGCGACGTCGTGGTGGTGCAGGATGCCGACTTGGAATACGACCCGGCTGACTACGCACTGCTGATTGGTCCCATCCTCGACGGCCGTGCCGACGCCGTCTACGGCTCGCGCTTCATCGGCAGCGCTCCTCACCGAGTGTTGTTCTTTTGGCACTTCGTCGGCAATAAGCTGCTGACGCTGCTGTCGAACATGGTGACCAACCTCAACCTCACCGACATGGAGACCGGCGCGAAGGCATTTCGCACCGACGTGATCAAACGCATCCCGTTGCACGCCAAGCGCTTCGGCTTCGAGCCCGAAGTCACCGCCAAGCTGGCGCACATGCGGGCACGTATTTACGAGGTGGGCTGTTCGTACAGCGGACGCGACTACGCCCAAGGTAAGAAGATCGGCCTCAAGGATGCCTTTGCCGCTGTTTACACCATCTTGCGGAACGCGCGGCCGCGTGACGGTGTGCCGCTGGCGGTCGAAGCGGCCGGCGCCCGGCCCACGGACGCGTAGCGCTGAGAGCTGATGCGCCAGCGCAAGCTCAAGGAACCGGCGCCGGTGCTGGCTACGGCCGCGCTGCCGGTGGTGGCGATCGTCGGCCGGCCCAACGCCGGCAAGTCGACGTTGTTCAACCGCCTGGTGCGCAGCCAGCGAGCGCTGGTCGATGAACGGCCGGGCGTGACGCGTGACCGCAACGAGGCGGTGGCACAATGGGGCGGCCGCTGCTTTCGCCTGGTCGATACCGGCGGCGTCGAGGCTGACGAGCGGCCGGCGGATGAGCTGCTCGCGGCCGTACGCACCCACACGCTGCGCGCCAGTACCGAAGCCGATGCCATTATTCTGCTCGTCGATGGCCGCGCCGGTGCCAGCGCGCTCGAAGCCGGGCTGTGGCGGCGGTTGCGGAGCGGGCACGCGCCGGTGTTCTTCGCCGCCAACAAGCTCGACACCGCCGGCCTCGCAGACCAGGCCGCGGACTTCTTTCGCCTCGGCGTCGAGCGGGTCTACCCGATGTCGGCCGCACACGGCCGCGGCGTGGACGAGTTGATGGCCGAGGTCGTGGCAGCGTTGCCGGGTGATAGCGCGACGCCAGCGGTTGCCGCAGTCGACGAGCCGATTGCGCTGGCGATCGTCGGCCGGCCTAATGTGGGCAAGTCGTCCTTGCTCAACCGCCTCCTCGGCGAGGAGCGCGCCATCGTGTCACCGATCCCGGGTACTACCCGCGACGCGATCGATTCTCTGGCCACGTTCAATGCCCGCAACTACCTGCTAATCGACACCGCGGGTATTCGGCGCCGGCCCAAGGTGCACGAGGGACTCGAACGCGCCAGCGTGGCGCGGGCCTTGCGCGCGCTCGATCGCGCCGAGATCGCGTTGCTGGTGATCGACGGTAGCGAACCACTTGCGGAGCAGGATGCGCGCATCGCCGGCTACGCTTGGGAGCGCGGCCGCGCCCTGCTGTTCGTCGTCAACAAATGGGACGCGCGACCGAAAGGCGAGCGCGAAGAACGCCGTTTTCAAGAAGCCCTGGCCTGGAAGTACCCGACGCTGGCGGAGGTACCGATGGTGTTTGTGTCGGCACTGAGCGGGCGCGGCGTCGACCGGGTCGTTCCGGCAGTCGAGGCGCTGGCGGCGGCGCATCGCGCACAACTGCCGACGCCGCGCGTGAATCAGGTGCTCCAAGCCGCGACTCAGGCGCAGGCGCCGCCGAGCGTGCAAGGCAAACGGCCGGTGTTTTACTACGCCACGCAGACCGGCAGTGCGCCGCCGGTGCTCACCATCTTCACCAGCGCCCCGCGCCTGGTGCAGCCGGTGTATGAGCGCTTTCTGCGCAACCAGTTTGCCGCGGCGTTCGAGTTGCACGGCACGCCCCTGCAGTTGCGCTTCCGGCCACGGCGGGAGACCCAGAGCCTAGCGCCAAAACGCAGCGCCAGGGCTACGCGGGGAGACCGCGGCGCGCGCAAACACTAGGACCGCGGCGCGGCGCAACGCGGTTTACTTACAGAGTCTTGGCCGCTAGCATCCCCGAGTGATGAGTCAGAGCGGTAGGGTCCTGATGGCAGCGCTGCCGCGCCGGCTGCGTTCGGCGATGGCACGGCGCGCCAACATGACGCCGCTGCGGCTCTTCAACCTCGTGCTCAATCGCCTGGAAATGAAGCTCGGGCGGACGCGCCTGATTTCTCGCCCGTATGAGCTCTGCATCGACGTCAGCAACAAGTGCAATCTGACCTGCCCGTTCTGCCCCACCGGCCGCCGCGAGCACGGCCGAGGCAAGGGCCACGTTGCCCTTGAAACCTTCAGCGCGATTCTCGACGAGCTGGCGCCCTACGTCTTCAGCCTCGAACTGTTCAACTGGGGCGAAGCCTTCTTCAACCCCGAGCTACCGCAGCTGATCGAGTATGCCCATCGCCGCAAGGTGGAGACCTCGATTTCCAGCAACTTGAGCTTCCGCCTCAAAGAAGACTACCTGCGCTCTATCGTCACCGCCGGCCTGACGAACCTGACGGCTTCTATCGACGGGGCCGATCAGCAGTCATACGAGGTCTACCGGCGCGGCGGCAACTTCGCCCTAGCGGTGGAGAACTTGCGCACGCTGGTGCGCCTGCGCCGCGAGCTGAACAGCCGCTTTCCGCGCTTGTGCTGGCAGTACCTGATCTTCGCCCACAACGAACGGCGCGTGGACGAAGCCCGCCAACTGGCCCACGAGCTCGGGCTCGATAGCTTCGCCGCCTCGGGCGGGCTCTACGACGAACCCGACTGGGCGCCGGCGGGCGATCACTCGTACCAGTATCTCGAGATGCACCCCAACCGCTGCCCGTGGCTGTGGCGCAAGGCGGTGTTTCACTGGGACGGCGGCATGGCCTCGTGCTGTTCCGGTTTCTTCAAACACGATGATTTTGGCGATTGGCAGCCGGGCGCTTTTCGGCAGTTATGGAACAACGAGAAGTTCGTGGCCGCGCGCCGCATCTGGACGGAAAAGGACTCACCGTTGCCGGACGGGCACTTCTGCACCAGTTGTGACAAAGTGCGCTTCTATCGCGGCTTGCCGCTGCACTCGAAGATGAAGCCGCCGCCGCAGCTGCGCGAGCAGGCCTCAGGCTGAGACGGTTAGCCGCCGCTCTGCGGCGATGCTCCCGGCCGCCATTGCCAGATCGCGACCGCCAGCAGGACGAGAAGGGTAGTGCCGCTAACGGCCAGACCCAGCCAGAACGAACGCGGAACAAAGCGGAACTCCACCGTGTGCTCGCCTGCCGGCACCGGCACGCCGCGGAAGACATAGTCCGCGCGGTAAATCGCGGCCGGCCGGCCGTCCACGCTCGCTTCCCAGCCCGGGTAGAACTGATCGGTGAGTACCAGCAAGCCCCGGCTGTCGCCGCCGACGCGGATGGCGACATACTCCGGCGCGTACTCGGTAATCTCGGCCGCGCGCGACTGCCCGCCGGTGACGGCGGCGGCCTCGGTCTCCACCAGGGCGCTCGTCAGCGGCTCAAATGAGCGGCTGCTCAGACGCCCCAGCATCGCCTTCGGGTCGGTGACCTCGCTGTGCCCGACGACAAAAGCGCGCGGCAACGCGGCCGGATTCTCGTGCACCGTGAACTCGCCGTCGGCAAACACCGGCCGGTAGCGCGCGGCTTCGGCCGCTGTGAACGGGGTGTTGGTTCGTGTCACGATATGGCGCACGCCGAGCAGATCGAGCAACCTCATTTGCTTGCGTTGGGCATCGAGAATGAGACGGCCTTGGGGCAAGGCCACGGGTTGTGGCGGCGCCGCGCGCTCGGCCCAGGCGAGGTATTCGGCATAACGGCTCGGGATCAGACTTTCGTGGTCCGTGATCGCATAGAGGTGGTGGCGCATGCCCACTTTTGGCAGAGGGGCGCCCGGTGCCGGCATATGGAAATGGCTACGCGGTAGATCCGGTTGCGCCCGCAGGAAGTCAATCACCGAGGCCGGTGCGCCGAAGTGCTCGGGGGCAACGTCCGGGATAAGGGCGTAGTTGGCGAACCCGAGCGCGAGATCCAACCACAGCGCGCCAATGGCGCCCGCCCAAGCCAGGGGGCGCGCCGTGCTCGCCAGCATCAGCGCCGGAATAGACAGGGCGAGCAGCACGGTGGCGGTCCGGCGGCCGATCCAGTCGAGCGGCGGGCTCGGCGGATGAAAGCGGATGATGATGGCGACCAAGATGAGCGCGGCTGCCGCGGCCGCCAGCGCCGGCCAACGCCCCGCCGGCCGGCGAGCCATCAAAGCCTCGGCGCCGATGCCGGCAGTGCACGCGAGAGCACCGGTCGCCAGCCAGATGAATTCGGCCGGAAATCGAAACCAGTTGCTGGTCGGGAGCATCTGGTACCACCTGTATGCCGGCGTGAGCTGACCCAGCGCCAGTACTCCGGCAGACAGCGCCAGGGTCAGAAAGAAGATCGAGCGCGAACGCAAACGAGGATGAAACAGCGCCAGTGCCGAAAACGGCAGCATCGTCGCCCCGAGGTAGAGCGAGCCGGCGGCTGTAGGTGTGAATAAAGGGAAGAACAGCGAGCGGAACTGGCCGAGCCCTTGCAGCGGGAAGGGATCGGCGGCTGCCGCCGAGAGCGAACCCAGCCGGCGCGGGCTCAGCGCCGTCATCTCCATCATTGGCAGCAGCTGGACGGCGCTCAGTGCGCCCGCGATCACCAGGGCAGCAGCCAGCGCCGCGCTGGCGTTAGTGGCTGGACGCCAGCGGCCGCCGCGCGCCATCGCGGCCACCTCCCAGACCGCCAGCAGGGCGACGCTGTAGCCGGTGAGCATATTGTACAGTGGGTAGCCGCCGAGGTACTGGCAGGCGAAGACCGTCGCCAGCCACAACGCCGGCCGCAGCGGTGACTGCTCGCGGAACATCCGGATAGTCAACGCCCATGCGAGCGGCAGCCAGACGGCACCCACCAGCCAGGTCCGGACGTAGAGGTGGCTTTGCAGGTAGCCGCTGAAGGCGTAGGTGACGGCGGTAACCAAGATGCCACCGCTGGAGAGGCCGAGGACGCGCCCGAGGTAGCCCGCAAAGATCAGCGCCATGGTGTAGTGAACGATCGCGGTCCACTTGAATGCCAGGCCGGGTTCGAGAAAGAAATGTAGAGCGTTGAACGGGTAGAGCAAACCGTGCTGGTGGGTGGCAAAGAACGGCAGACCGGCGAGCTGGTACGGATTCCAGAGCGGGAAATGGCCGTGGCGCAACTCATCGAAACCGAAGCGCACCGTCGGGTAGTAGTAGGCGTAGAGGTCGTAGTTCAGAAACGGGATGAGCGAGTCGTGCGCGATTGGCCCTGCCACTCGCCAGTGCCACCAAACGGTGACCAGCACCAGCGCTCCCAGTGGCGCCCACCAGTCGGGTCTTCTCATCGGCGGCTAACGCTTTAGGCAAGTGCCGGCGCGGGTGCAAGCCGCGCCGCTTCACCGCCGTGCCGCCTGATGCAGGCCTGATGCCGTGGGCGGGTATTTTGCGGCCACCGGGACTCCTGCTACATGGATCAGCGCCCGTATGGATGTTGGACCGTCAGTTGGAGCCCCCGCTTGCGCAGATCCCACGTCGGCGCACGCGCTCTCCGCAGCCGCGAGGGCAGCGCCGAGGGCACCTCGGCGGTGGCTTGAACCGCTGTTGCTCGGCGCGGTGGCGACGGCGGTGGTAAGCCTGGTCTGGTGTTTGCGGATTGTCGCCGGCGCTACCGAGTACGGTGCCAACTACGATCTCTACCTCTACTACTACCCGGCGCTGGAGTTCAGTTTCGAGGCGCTGCGCGCGGGGCATCTGCCGTTGTGGAATCCCTTCCAACTCGGGGGCATCCCCGGCCTGGCCACTTTGCAGGCGGGCGTGCTGTACCCGCTACATCTGATCTATCTCATCGTTCCCACGGCTCTCGGGATGGGGGTGCAGGCATTTGTGCACCTGCTGCTGGCGGTCGTGTTCATGGCGCTGCTCGGGCGGGGCTTGGAGCTTGGCTGGCTGGCCGCGCTGACGGCCGGGCTGAGCTTCGCGCTGTCGGGCGCGGTGCTGTCGAATCTATTTTGGCCCCCGTTTCTGGAGTCGCTGGTGTGGTTGCCACTCGGAGTGACGGCGCTGGCGCGCTTCGGTAGCCGAGGCCGGCGGGGTTGGTTGCTGCTGTTGTCACTGGCGGTGGCGATGCCCGCGCTTTCCGGCGGCCATCAGAACGTCGTCTACATTGTCTATACCTTCGCGCTCTTCTCACTGCTCAACTGCTCTGCGCCGGCGATTGGCCAGCGCTCGCTCGCACCGCTGCGGCAGCTTTGGCCGATAGCGCTCGCGATTGCGGCGGGGTTTGCCCTGGCCGCCGCGCAGTTGCTGCCGACGCTCGAGTTGGCGCAGCAGAGCGCACGCTCGACCGCCAGTCTGCCGCTGTACCAGATCAATCCGCCATTTAATCCCTTGGATACGGCCAAGACCACGGCCGCACTGCTCGATGGGGCGGTGATGCCGCCGGCTGGTCCGTGGCTGCCGTATGTTGGTGCGCTGCCGTTGGCGTTGGCTGTGAGCGGGTTGGTGGCGGCGCCGATGCGGCTGCGGTGGTTTTGTGCGCTGCTAGTGCTGTGGGGCGGACTTGGTATGGTGGCCCCCGAGTGGTTTCTCAAGTTGCACGCGCAGGTGCCGGGTATGAGCTGGTTTCGGCTACCGCAGCGCGCCTTCCTGTTGGCGAACTTCGGTGTCGCCTTGCTGGCGGGAGTGGGCGCGCACGCACTCGTCAGCGGCGCAACCAGACTGCGACGCGCCGCCGCGATGCTGGCCGCCGGGCTGGCCTTGGGGTTGGCGGCCTACCGCTACCCACAGCTGTCATTCCTGGTGCCGGCGGCGGCGGTGGTACTCGTGCCGGTTGCGGCTTGGGCGCGCCGCGGCACACTGGCGAGCGCTGCGGCTGCGGGTATCGTTGTCCTCGTGGTGGTCGATCTGGTGGGCTTCTCGATGAACCGGCAGAATCTCCCGTACCTCAACAACTCCTGGCGGCGCATCTGGCAGCATCAGCGCGTGTACGGCGACGTGGCCGAGCGCGCGGGATTGTCGCGGGTGTTTGTCGTTCGCGGGGAAGCGCGCTGGTCGGCGAAAGTCGCCATGCTGTTCGGCTTCTTTTCGCCGGTGGACTACGAACCGCTGGCTTTGCAGCGCTACGGCGCCCTCTTCTATGCCGCCGTCGGTGGTCTGGGCTCGGGCGGCAGCAAGTGGCCGTTCCCGTTCCAGGGCGACTGGCCCGGCTCGCTGGTCGGGCCGGCGCGGCGGTTCCTGCAACTCCTGGGCGTGCGCTATTTTCTTTTTCATCCTGAGAAACTCAGCGGACGCGACGCTCAAGAGCTGACTGCGGGTCTGGTGCGGGTCGAGATGCCGGCCTGGGTGATGAACCCGGAGGCCAGGGGATTCGCGTTGTTTGAAGATCCTGAGGCGCTGCCGCGGGCTTACGCGGTCAACCAGGCGCAGTGCGGCATGGCGCTGGATGAGTGGTTTCGCCGCGTCGCCGCTGGCAGCTTCGATCTGCGGCGTAGCGTGATGCTGGAGGATGGCTGCGTGCCCGGCGGCCGCGGGCGCTCGGCCGAACGGGAGGTGGTGATCGAAGCCTATGGCGATACCTTCGTGCGCATCACGGCGGAAATGGAAGAAGCCGGCTATCTGGTGCTGACCGACTCGTACTATCCCGGCTGGCAGGCGTACGTTAACGGCCGCCGCGAGCCGATCCGGCGGGCCAACGCCGTTGCGCGAGCGGTGCGCATTGCCCCCGGTCACAGCGTGGTGGAATTCCGCTACGTGCCGTGGAGCTTCTATGGCGGCAGCGTCATCAGCGGCCTGACGCTGGTGCTCGGGGTGGGTTGGATCGGCTGGCGTGCGCGCCGGACTAGGGACGAGGACAGGTGATCGCCGGCGATCGAGCCTGGGTTGTCGGCCCGCGCGCGCTCGGCTGGCTGCTGGCGGCGGCCGTTGCCGTCTACCAGTTGAGTCTGCCGCGCGTGCTGGGCGGGGCAGACGAAAGCGTTGTCCTCTACGGCGCCAAACGGGTGCTCGACGGGCAGGCGCTCTATCGTGACGTGTTTGAGTTCATCACTCCGGGTAGCTTTTACTTCTTTGCCGGCATCTTCGCCCTGAGCGGGCCATCGCTGCTGGCGGCGCGCGTGGCGATGGCGGTGATCAACGCGGTCAGTTGCGTGCTGCTATTCGCTTTGGCGCGGCGGGTGGCGGGGGCGGCCGAGGCCGCCGTTGCGGTAGTGTTGTTCGCGGCGACGTGCTTGCCGGCATGGCCGTACGCTAGCCCGCACTGGTTATCCACCGCCCTCTGCTTGGGAACCGCCACGGCCGTGTTGGGCGAGCGGCAAAGCCAAGCGGGTCGCGCGCGGGTTCTGCTGGCGGGGGCGCTGGCGGCGCTGACCTTTTGTGTTCAGCAACAGCAGGGTGTTGTTCTGGCCGGCTGGCTGGCTGTGACCCTGGTCGCGGGCGCGTGGCCCGCGGTTGCCGGCGGTGGCTGGCGGCGCGTCCGCCATGACCTCGGTTGTGCGCTGGTGGCGTGGTTGCTGGTGGCGGGGGTGGTGCTCGGCTACAGCGCTTGGCGCGCTTCGGTGGCGGAGCTGGTCTACGCCATCTTCACCTTTGTGTTCCAGCGCTATTCCAGTTTTCACGCCGACCAGGTGTCGTGGGCGGGTGTCTGCGCCCTGTGCGGCAAGCTGGCTCCCTTGGCTTGGCCGTGGCTGTTGCAGGGCTATCCGGTTGCTCTGGCGGCCGAAGCAGTTGCAGTCGGGCTCGCACTGCGTCACCGGCGCGGCAACGATGAGGTAACGCGGGGGTGTCTGGTGCTGCTGGCTGCGGTCATGGCCGGTTCGATTCTCTACTATCCGGACTTCATCCACGTTGCCTTCATCGCCCCGTTCGGGTTAGTGCTGGCGGCTCGAATTGCGCGCGGAGTGTGCTCGATGGCTTTGTGGCAACCCAATCGGCTCCTGCGTCTGGTTCCCCAGGTTGCGTTGTTGCTGCTGGCGGTGGCGGCGATGAACAAGGGCTGGAGCAACTGGCGCTACGCCTGGCAGATGGCGCCGGAGGAGTTCGAGAGCGCTGTCGGCACATTGCGAGGTGAAGCGAAGACGCGGGCCTTGTTGCAAGCCGTGCGGCAAGCCTTTGCTCGCGAGCCGCAGGCGCCGCGCACCCTGTTCACTTATCCTTCCGACCCGTGGCTCTATCTGGCAGTGCCGGCCGACAACCCGACGCCGTTCTCGTTCTTGCTGCGCGACTACAATACCCCGGCGCAGGTGGAGCAGGCGTTGCGGGCCGTGGCCGAACGCGACACGGCTGTCCTGGTGATCAACGCCGGCTTCGTGGCCGGTGATGACCCGGTGGTCCGATTGCAGCGGCAGCGCCACTACCAGCGCGTCGCTGAAGTGGGCCCATATGCGGTGTATGGCCGGCAGCGGACGCACTGAGCCCGCCGGGAGCTCGCAGGAGCCGGCCCCAAGCCTGCGCGGGTGGCTGCGGGCCGCGGCGTTTCACTACGGGCGCGTGCTCGGTAACGGCTACCGCGCGCGGCGGGAGGTGGCCGCCGCGCTGGCCGCCACCGCGACGGAGCGCGTGCTCGATGTCGGCTGCGGCACCGGCTGGTTTTGCCTCGCCGTACCCGGGGAATACGTCGGCATCGATCTTGATCGCGACTACCTCGCCTTTGCCCAGCGGCGCTGGCGCAGTTCTCAGCGCCGCTTCGAGCTGACCGCGCTGGAGCGCCTCGATGCCGGCCGCGGCTTCGAGCGGGCGATGTTGATCAATTGCTTGCACCACCTGTCCGACGGCGAGGCCAGCGCCGTGCTCGGCCGTCTGGCGCAGATCGTTCGCTTGCGGCTGGTGGTGGTTGACATGGACCCGGAGGGGTCGAATTGGTTGCAGCGCGCGCTATTGCGTATGGACCGCGGGCATTTTATCCGTTCACTGTCGCAGCAGCGGGCATTGCTGGCGCGTTCGTTCGCGATCGTGGCCGAGCGCTGCTTTCGCAATACGCCCCGCACTGCCGTGCAAGTGTTGTTCGTGTGCGAGCCGCGACCATGAACACCGAGCTAAGCGTGCTGGTTCCCTGCTTCAACGAGCAGGGCAATCTCTTGGAGCTGGTCGAGCGTACCGAGCGCGTGTTCGACCGGCGCGCGATTGCGGGCGAGATCATCCTGGTCAACGACGGGAGCCAGGACCATACAGGGAGGGAAATCGATCAACTCGCTGCTACACACCCGCGAGTCGTCGCCGTCCACCATTGCCACAACCAGGGCATCCCGGCGGCCTGGAAGAGCGGCTTGGCGCGCGCCCAGGGGCGCTACGTCCTGACCATCGACGCCGACCTCCAGTACCAGCCCGAGGCCATCGCCCAGCTCTATCGCGAGATCTGCTTCAGCCATGCCGACCTGGTGCAAGGGTGGCGCAGCCCGCTGGAGCGCAAAACCGACGACATCCGCTACTACATGAGCCGCGGCCTGGATTACCTGCTCAAACTCCTGTTCGACATGCCGCAGCAGCACGACGTCAAGTCGGGCTTCATTGTCTACAAGCGCGAAGTGTTCGAGGAAATCCTCGCCCACGCTCGCGGCTATTGGTACTTCCAGACCTTCGTGACAGTGGCGGCCAAGGCCAAGGGCTTCTCCATCCGTCAGCTCGAGACGCTCTTCGACGAGCGGCGCGTGGGCCGCTCGTTCATGAGCCGAGTGCCGCTGGGGGTTACGGCTAAGACGCTGCTCGACCTCGGCCGCGCGCTGGGCGAGTTCCGCCTGCGCGAGCCCAAGGAGCAGAGCTTGGCCCTGTCGGCCCCGGCCCCGAGGGTTCCGGCCAGGCGCGACTGGCGCAGCCGATATCAGCGCCTGTACCGTGGCCTGATGCCGGTGCATCACTGGATGATTTCCACCAACGCACCGCGCTACCTCGATGAGCTCAGGCAAACGCAGTGGCTTTCGCCGGGCGAGCTGGCGCAGCTTCAGCTGCGCCGGCTGCAACGCTTGGTTCAGCACGCCTACGATCACGTCGGCTGGTACCGCGAGCAGTTCCAAGCCGCCGGTGTAACGCCGCGCGATGTGCGCAGCCTGGACGACCTGCGCCGGCTGCCGCTGCTCAGCAAGCAGGAGCTGCGTGACAACCTTTACTTCGATCTGCTGTCCGACAACCACGACAAGCACAAGATCCAGAAGATCACCACCAGTGGCTCCACCGGCGAGCCCCTGGCGCTTTTCGTAGACCGCCTCCAGCTCGACATGCGTTGGGCCAATACCTGGCGCAACATGGAGTGGACCGGCTACCGCTTCGGCGACCGGCAGGTCCGCCTGTGGCACTCGTCCCTGGGGTTGACGCGCAAGCAAGTAGCGAAGGAATACCTCGATGCGTTTCTGCTCCGGCGCAAGTTCTTCCCCGTGTTCAGCCTCGATGACGCCATGCTGCGGCGCTACGTCGATTACGTTCGCCGCCACCGGCCGGCACTGCTGGATGGCTACGCCGAGGCGTTCAACGTGATCGCGCACTACCTCGAACGCGAGCGGGTGACCGGCCTCTGCGCCGGCGCGATCATTTCCTCGGCGCAGACGTTGCCGGCGGTGACCCGGGCGCTGATCGAGCGGCAATTCTGCTGTCGGGTATTCGACAAGTACGGTGCCCGTGAGTTCAGCGGCATCGCCCACGAGTGCGAGCAGCACCGCGGCTACCACGTCAACGCCGAGAGCTACATCGTCGAAGTGTTGCGCGACGGCCGGCCGGCGGCCGCGGGCGAGGTCGGCGAGGTCGTGGTAACCGATCTGAACAATCGCTGCGTGCCGTTGATTCGCTACCGGCTCAACGACCTGGCGGTGCCGAGCGATCGCACCTGTGCCTGCGGGCGCGGGCTGCCGCTGCTCGAACGCGTGCTCGGCCGGCTGCAATCGGTGGTGCTGGGGAGCAACGGGCGGTACTTGCCGGCGAGCTTCTTCGCGCACTTCTTCAAAGAATACGAGTACGCGGTGGCGCGCTATCAGGTGGTGCAGGAGGCGCGCACGCGACTGGTGGTCCGGTTGATTCGCAAGCCGCGTTTTTCGGAAGAGACCGAGGCCGCCATTCGCCGCGCCCTCGGCAAGGCGTTGGGTGAGGCGATGAGCATCGGCCTCGAATACGTCGACAAGCTACCGCTGGGGCGAACGGGGAAAGCGCAAATCTGTCTGAGCCTGATCGAGCTGCCGCTGTTTTCGGCGGCCGCGGCCGAGGCCTGGGAGGAGGAGATCCGCCGTGAAGCCGCGGGTTGACGACGTCGCGGCGTGGAACGAGCGCTGGGCCCGCGACTACGACATCGATCGCTACTACGCCCAGGCGCACTGGTTGGTGCGTTGGGTCGAGGCGCGCCGGGTCGAAGTTGCGGTGCAGCTGTTGGCTGCCGGCCCGGAGGATCTGGTCGTCGAGCTGGGCTGCGGGGCGGGCCACGTACTCGGTCAGTGTCCCGGGCGGCTGGTGGGTCTGGAGATCGCGCCCACAATGTTGCTGAAATCACGCCGCCGCCTGGGGGCGCGGGCGGCATTGGTGCGCGCCGACGTGGAACAGCTGCCGCTGCAGTCCGCACGACTCACCCGGCTGGTGTGTACCGAGGTCATCGAGCACGTGGTTGATCCGCGCCGCTTATTGGAGGAGATTGCTCGGGTGCTGGCACCGCATGGGAGCGTGGTGATTACGTTCCCCAATGAAGCCTTGATCGAGGCGTTGAAGCGCTGGGCTTTGCGCCTGCGGTTGTTTCGCCGGCTGGCTCCCGGCCCGACCGTGGCGGCTGAGGCCGACTGGCACTTGCATAGCTTTTCGCCGGAGTTGTTCCGCCGCTTGCAACCGGCCGCGCTCGAGTTGCTAGCGACCCGCGCCGTACCTTCAGCGCTGCTGCCGTTGCGCTACGTTTGCCTGCTCCGGCGGCGGGAAGAGTAACCGGGGCGTATGCCTGAGCTGGCGGAGAACCTGGTAGCGGTCGTGCGCGAGGCGAGCGTCTATCCGCTGGCGGCGCCGTTTGATCCGCCCAACCCGGTGTATGACGCCGTGATGCGCCTTCTGGCGCAGCTCGATCTCGATGCCGAGCACCTCGGCACCACCGAGTGGAA includes:
- a CDS encoding methyltransferase domain-containing protein, translated to MKPRVDDVAAWNERWARDYDIDRYYAQAHWLVRWVEARRVEVAVQLLAAGPEDLVVELGCGAGHVLGQCPGRLVGLEIAPTMLLKSRRRLGARAALVRADVEQLPLQSARLTRLVCTEVIEHVVDPRRLLEEIARVLAPHGSVVITFPNEALIEALKRWALRLRLFRRLAPGPTVAAEADWHLHSFSPELFRRLQPAALELLATRAVPSALLPLRYVCLLRRREE
- a CDS encoding class I SAM-dependent methyltransferase, whose product is MRCMAGSGRTEPAGSSQEPAPSLRGWLRAAAFHYGRVLGNGYRARREVAAALAATATERVLDVGCGTGWFCLAVPGEYVGIDLDRDYLAFAQRRWRSSQRRFELTALERLDAGRGFERAMLINCLHHLSDGEASAVLGRLAQIVRLRLVVVDMDPEGSNWLQRALLRMDRGHFIRSLSQQRALLARSFAIVAERCFRNTPRTAVQVLFVCEPRP
- a CDS encoding YfhO family protein; its protein translation is MLGAVATAVVSLVWCLRIVAGATEYGANYDLYLYYYPALEFSFEALRAGHLPLWNPFQLGGIPGLATLQAGVLYPLHLIYLIVPTALGMGVQAFVHLLLAVVFMALLGRGLELGWLAALTAGLSFALSGAVLSNLFWPPFLESLVWLPLGVTALARFGSRGRRGWLLLLSLAVAMPALSGGHQNVVYIVYTFALFSLLNCSAPAIGQRSLAPLRQLWPIALAIAAGFALAAAQLLPTLELAQQSARSTASLPLYQINPPFNPLDTAKTTAALLDGAVMPPAGPWLPYVGALPLALAVSGLVAAPMRLRWFCALLVLWGGLGMVAPEWFLKLHAQVPGMSWFRLPQRAFLLANFGVALLAGVGAHALVSGATRLRRAAAMLAAGLALGLAAYRYPQLSFLVPAAAVVLVPVAAWARRGTLASAAAAGIVVLVVVDLVGFSMNRQNLPYLNNSWRRIWQHQRVYGDVAERAGLSRVFVVRGEARWSAKVAMLFGFFSPVDYEPLALQRYGALFYAAVGGLGSGGSKWPFPFQGDWPGSLVGPARRFLQLLGVRYFLFHPEKLSGRDAQELTAGLVRVEMPAWVMNPEARGFALFEDPEALPRAYAVNQAQCGMALDEWFRRVAAGSFDLRRSVMLEDGCVPGGRGRSAEREVVIEAYGDTFVRITAEMEEAGYLVLTDSYYPGWQAYVNGRREPIRRANAVARAVRIAPGHSVVEFRYVPWSFYGGSVISGLTLVLGVGWIGWRARRTRDEDR
- a CDS encoding glycosyltransferase is translated as MNTELSVLVPCFNEQGNLLELVERTERVFDRRAIAGEIILVNDGSQDHTGREIDQLAATHPRVVAVHHCHNQGIPAAWKSGLARAQGRYVLTIDADLQYQPEAIAQLYREICFSHADLVQGWRSPLERKTDDIRYYMSRGLDYLLKLLFDMPQQHDVKSGFIVYKREVFEEILAHARGYWYFQTFVTVAAKAKGFSIRQLETLFDERRVGRSFMSRVPLGVTAKTLLDLGRALGEFRLREPKEQSLALSAPAPRVPARRDWRSRYQRLYRGLMPVHHWMISTNAPRYLDELRQTQWLSPGELAQLQLRRLQRLVQHAYDHVGWYREQFQAAGVTPRDVRSLDDLRRLPLLSKQELRDNLYFDLLSDNHDKHKIQKITTSGSTGEPLALFVDRLQLDMRWANTWRNMEWTGYRFGDRQVRLWHSSLGLTRKQVAKEYLDAFLLRRKFFPVFSLDDAMLRRYVDYVRRHRPALLDGYAEAFNVIAHYLERERVTGLCAGAIISSAQTLPAVTRALIERQFCCRVFDKYGAREFSGIAHECEQHRGYHVNAESYIVEVLRDGRPAAAGEVGEVVVTDLNNRCVPLIRYRLNDLAVPSDRTCACGRGLPLLERVLGRLQSVVLGSNGRYLPASFFAHFFKEYEYAVARYQVVQEARTRLVVRLIRKPRFSEETEAAIRRALGKALGEAMSIGLEYVDKLPLGRTGKAQICLSLIELPLFSAAAAEAWEEEIRREAAG